CGTTTACACTTATAGAATCCTGTTGAAAGGATGTTCTTCGGCCCTCTGCCGGATGTCGTGGCAGGGATGGAGGCCTTATTTCCTTTTTACGGTAAACCCTATTTCTTCTTGCAATGCCGGGCTGTCTGTCCAATCAGACTTATCGTCCGTACATCCGGACAGCAGATCATCGGCATTCCAACAAAATACGGTTACCCAGAGATTCTAAACCATAACCAAAACATAAAATAAAACTTACATAATGCTGCTTGTAGCATCTTTGCCGTTACCCTGTATCCAGTCCGTAACGGATACCTCTTTCAATGTAAGAGCCTCTCCGCTGAGAGTTAATTTGTAGAGGTATTTATGTCCTTTTTCCCATACAGTCTTTGCGGGAATTTTGTATTTGTACGAAGTTCCGTTGATCGTAAAGAGTGCCTCGATGTCACCCTCTGCCGTGGTACCCGATGCTGTCGGGATCACCATGATCTGCTGCGGATCACAGAACTCTTTTGTCAGTGTGACAGGTTCCTCCAGGTTGAGCCGGCTAGCGACGCTGCAACAAGCCGTTCCGGTGATTTGTCCGGTCCTGATATCCATCATACCTTTGCATATCAGTGCCGTACCTCCGGCTTTGTTTCCCAGTTGGACAGCGCTTAACTCATAAATTTCTTCTTCTGTTTTTTCCAGGTTGACCTGAAAAGAGATGAGCGACAGGGCATGTTCCATATTCAGCAAGACCATCGGGGAGATGCTGTTTACTGCTTTCTGGCCGAGAGCGTGTGTGCCGTACATATAGTCGCGTGTCTGAGTGGCATCCGGCGATATCTTTACAGGGATACTTGCCGTGCTCAGTCTCATTTGCGACTGATATGGATAATAGGCATACACGATGGCTGGGTCAAAGTTAAGCGTGACTTCCGGCGTTTGCCGCCAGGAGATTTTATTACTAATTAAATTTGCTTTCGCTTTTACATTTATATAATCACTATCCTCGTCATAAAGACCACCGTCGTCTTCGCGTGTGATCAGCAGTCCTATTTCCGATCCGTCTTTGAATTCCTGGACGAAATTCGCCGATTTTGTAGTTAAAATACGTGTAATAATTTTTAATGGTTTTTCTTTCGCGCTAATACTCTCAATGGCTGCGAAATTGCTATCGTGAGAGCAAGCTGCCAAACTGGAAATCAGTGTAATAAATAGTAATAAATTTCTCATACTTTTATGCTATTTTTGTATCAAATTTCATATTGCAAATATCCGGCAGTTTGAGGAAAAAGGGAGATCATACGGTATAAAACCACGATGAAATGGTATAAAAACGCATGGTGCAAATAATCCAGAAGCGTCAAATTGTCTAAATAGAGTGCAAATCAACCATTTGAAGATTCAAATTGTTTATACTTAAATGAGGCGATAACATATGCTGGACAAAATACAGTTTTTATTGAGTATGCAGATAATAGGCCTGTGCGTATTGGGTGGCATTATGATGCTATTGAGGTCATTTGGCAACCGGGCACGACTTATTTTAGCATGGAGTATGATTATGTGGGCATTGATGGCTGTAATCAGAATTTCTGTTAATTCTTACGTGGATGAGGCAAAGGAAGCGTTCCATCCTGACATACTTATTGCGAGCTGTCTGGTGACCGCTTGTCTGGCTTGTTATGTGATCGAAAAGCTACGTCCCGGTTTTCTTACTTTAAGGCGTTTTGCCGTTTTCCTTTCGCCTGTCGTGATAGGTGGTTTTTCTTATCTTGCTTATCGTTTATCGGGTGGGGAAATACATGTTTTTTATTCGATAAAAGATGTCTTTACGCATTTTAATCTGGATGTCTTTTTGCGTTTATTGGTGCTGGCACTTACTCTTTTTTATATGATTCTGCCGATATATCTGGTTGTAAAGTATGCCGATGAATATACCGCTTATCTGAGTGAGAATGTTTCAGACCCTGAAAGCTATGATTTGCGTTGGTTGAAGCGAACGATGATCATATTGTCAATTCTCTATTTTCTTTATGTGGTCTTATTATTGACCGATCGGACAATCCTGTATGTCGTTATTAAGGCCGTCATGCTGGTTGTCTGGTTTTATTTTTTTTATAAGGCCTTATTTCTCAAGAATATCCGGCTGGAGCATTCTTTTAAGAACGGATGGGATCTTCCGTCGAACGATGACGAGGAGGAAGATGATGACGATGAAGAGCAGCGGGGAGCACTTTTCAAACGCTATGCGGAAGAGGTGAATGCCTGGTTTGAACGCGAAAAACCTTATCTGAACGATGACCTGCGCTTGACTGATCTGCAGCGGGTTTTTCCTATCAGCCGTTCTTATCTGTCACAATTATTCAATAAAGAGCTGGGTATGTCTTTCTCCGATTATGTGAACCAGTTCCGTGTAGAGGAGAGCAAGCGTCTGATGGATGCCGAACCGCTGGCAAGTATCCAGGAGATTGCCGAACGTTCCGGTTTTCACTCCATGAGTACTTTCCGTCGTGCTTTTATCAAGCAGACGGGAATTGTACCTTCCGAATATAAAAGAGGATAACAATAGTTTCGTAATATACAGAACTATGCTTACTTTTACGGCTGTTTGAAAATAAACTTGTCATGAATAACACTACTACTGCCCGTCCGCATATAGTCTGGCTGGACGCTCTTCGTTTCGTTGCTATCCTGATGGTGATTGCCTGTCATTGTACGGACCCGTTTAACGCCTCTCCGGAGTCGCGTGCCAATCCTGAAATTAATTTCTGGGGATCGGCCTACGGATCTATGTTGAGAGCCTGTGTGCCTCTGTTTGTCATGATGACCGGTTTTTTATTGCTTCCGCTGAAGCAGGAGGCTTCTCTCTTTTATAAGAAACGCATTCCGCGGGTCTTTTTCCCTTTCCTGATCTGGTCGATACTGTTTAATCTGGCTCCGTGGTTTATCCAATGGGTAGGCGGAAGTCCTGAACTGGTTACCGATTTCTTTCCCTGGGCACCCGATCCTTCGGCTTCCCTGGCTGACGGATTGAAAGATATAGCCATGATACCGCTCACGTTTACCGTTTATGCAACGCCGATGTGGTATATCTATGCTTTGATCGGTCTGTATCTCTATATGCCGGTCTTCTCTGCCTGGGTAGAAAAGGCTTCCGATAAGGCAAAACGGTGGTTTCTGCTGATCTGGGGCGTTTCGTTGTTTATTCCTTATCTGATGGAGTTTGTGTCCCATTATCTGTTCGGAACCTGTTCATGGAACGCTTACGGATTGTTCTATTATTTTGCAGGCTTCAACGGGTATTTGTTGCTGGGGCATTATTTAGGGAAAGGCAATGACTGGTCGATAAGAAAAACACTGGCTATCGTTGTGCCTTTGTTCCTGATCGGCTATTTGGCTACTTTTGTAGGTTTCAGGTATATGACCTCGGATCCGAATGTGAGTGAAGAGGGTATGGAGTTGTTTTTCACCTATTGCTCCCCGAATGCGATGCTGATGACGGCTGCCATATTCCTTTTGATGCAAAAGGTCCGTATCACTTCTCCTTTGATTTGCCGTGCATTGGCTAATCTGACCAAACTCGGGTTCGGCATTTATTGTGTACATTATTTCTTTGTGGGACCGTCTTATTTACTGACGCTTTGGCTGCATATTC
This is a stretch of genomic DNA from Parabacteroides chongii. It encodes these proteins:
- a CDS encoding fimbrillin family protein — its product is MRNLLLFITLISSLAACSHDSNFAAIESISAKEKPLKIITRILTTKSANFVQEFKDGSEIGLLITREDDGGLYDEDSDYINVKAKANLISNKISWRQTPEVTLNFDPAIVYAYYPYQSQMRLSTASIPVKISPDATQTRDYMYGTHALGQKAVNSISPMVLLNMEHALSLISFQVNLEKTEEEIYELSAVQLGNKAGGTALICKGMMDIRTGQITGTACCSVASRLNLEEPVTLTKEFCDPQQIMVIPTASGTTAEGDIEALFTINGTSYKYKIPAKTVWEKGHKYLYKLTLSGEALTLKEVSVTDWIQGNGKDATSSIM
- a CDS encoding AraC family transcriptional regulator — translated: MLDKIQFLLSMQIIGLCVLGGIMMLLRSFGNRARLILAWSMIMWALMAVIRISVNSYVDEAKEAFHPDILIASCLVTACLACYVIEKLRPGFLTLRRFAVFLSPVVIGGFSYLAYRLSGGEIHVFYSIKDVFTHFNLDVFLRLLVLALTLFYMILPIYLVVKYADEYTAYLSENVSDPESYDLRWLKRTMIILSILYFLYVVLLLTDRTILYVVIKAVMLVVWFYFFYKALFLKNIRLEHSFKNGWDLPSNDDEEEDDDDEEQRGALFKRYAEEVNAWFEREKPYLNDDLRLTDLQRVFPISRSYLSQLFNKELGMSFSDYVNQFRVEESKRLMDAEPLASIQEIAERSGFHSMSTFRRAFIKQTGIVPSEYKRG
- a CDS encoding acyltransferase, with the translated sequence MNNTTTARPHIVWLDALRFVAILMVIACHCTDPFNASPESRANPEINFWGSAYGSMLRACVPLFVMMTGFLLLPLKQEASLFYKKRIPRVFFPFLIWSILFNLAPWFIQWVGGSPELVTDFFPWAPDPSASLADGLKDIAMIPLTFTVYATPMWYIYALIGLYLYMPVFSAWVEKASDKAKRWFLLIWGVSLFIPYLMEFVSHYLFGTCSWNAYGLFYYFAGFNGYLLLGHYLGKGNDWSIRKTLAIVVPLFLIGYLATFVGFRYMTSDPNVSEEGMELFFTYCSPNAMLMTAAIFLLMQKVRITSPLICRALANLTKLGFGIYCVHYFFVGPSYLLTLWLHIPIPAIVPVSAVFTLAATWLFVYLLSKLPYSKYVIG